In the genome of Dermacentor silvarum isolate Dsil-2018 chromosome 1, BIME_Dsil_1.4, whole genome shotgun sequence, one region contains:
- the LOC119436297 gene encoding L-xylulose reductase-like has translation MCCSLVVAVIIHTSDHGGCLSNSSSISSNFLERGSCEEVFSNFVVAASYPAARVDLSFPQPLLLDFDGVIAMEASFNGKRAVVTGASQGIGNVIARELAKRGATVIAVARSADKLKELQEQAPNIVPVCVDLADWNATEVALSSVGPVDLLVNNAAVAILEPVGEIKPESFDISFATNVKAVINVSQLCAKSMKERHVAGAIVNVSSQAGIAALANHAVYCASKAALDQLTRVMALELGPHKIRVNSVNPTVTNTPMSLVGWSDPVKASNMRSKIPLGRFAEPEEVCDAVLYLLSDHSSMITGTVLPVDGGYTAC, from the exons ATGTGTTGCAGTTTAGTTGTTGCAGTTATTATTCATACGTCTGATCATGGGGGCTGCTTGAGTAACTCAAGTAGCATCTCAAGTAACTTCCTGGAAAGAGGGTCATGTGAGGAGGTGTTCTCGAACTTCGTGGTAGCTGCAAGCTATCCGGCTGCCAGAGTAGATTTATCTTTTCCACAACCTCTACTACTAGATTTCGACGGTGTAATCGCAATGGAGGCGTCGTTTAACGGGAAACGAGCCGTGGTGACTGGTGCTAGCCAAG GAATAGGGAACGTAATCGCACGAGAACTTGCAAAACGTGGAGCTACAGTAATAGCTGTTGCTAGATCTGCTGACAAACTCAAGGAGCTGCAGGAACAG GCGCCAAACATCGTACCAGTTTGTGTGGACCTGGCTGATTGGAATGCAACTGAGGTAGCACTATCCAGCGTTGGGCCAGTAGATCTGCTGGTGAACAATGCAGCTGTTGCCATTCTGGAGCCTGTGGGAGAAATCAAGCCAGAGTCCTTTGATAT CTCCTTTGCCACAAATGTGAAAGCTGTAATTAATGTGTCACAG CTCTGTGCTAAATCAATGAAAGAACGGCATGTAGCTGGTGCAATTGTCAATGTCTCGAGCCAGGCAGGCATTGCGGCCCTGGCAAACCATGCTGTCTACTGCGCCAGTAAAGCAGCTTTGGATCAGCTTACCCGAGTCATGGCTCTTGAACTCGGGCCTCACAAG ATTCGAGTGAACTCGGTGAACCCTACTGTGACGAACACTCCTATGTCCTTGGTTGGCTGGAGTGACCCTGTCAAGGCTAGCAATATGCGGTCCAAGATCCCCCTAGGACGTTTTGCAG AACCAGAAGAGGTCTGCGATGCAGTTTTGTATCTGCTTAGTGATCACTCCTCAATGATTACTGGAACAGTGTTGCCAGTAGATGGTGGTTACACAGCCTGCTGA
- the LOC119436300 gene encoding uncharacterized protein LOC119436300 has product MQPVRSSDLSQNHDEESSSDQGNLVGQRALSAEATGGCQTEASCNDITAEKMKGASCTENNIEQHAEVLSEDILAQVAEIEAHAATKPVKTAVPKRRPKRTAAVWTNGDLCLQAVELSRPAPIAEKAKQFRHENLYGGRIHRMSVGDFLGLQKKKAVRRRAMKVVV; this is encoded by the exons ATGCAGCCGGTCCGATCATCAGACTTGTCTCAAAACCACGATGAAGAATCATCATCTGATCAAGGCAACTTAGTGGGGCAGCGTGCCCTGTCTGCTGAAGCCACAGGAGGCTGTCAGACAGAAGCGTCATGTAATGACATCACCGCAGAAAAAATGAAAGGGGCCTCATGCACCGAGAACAACATAGAGCAGCACGCAGAAGTACTGTCCGAGGACATTTTAGCACAAGTAGCAGAAATTGAAGCACATGCTGCCACTAAACCAGTAAAAACAGCTGTACCAAAAAGAAGGCCTAAAAGAACAGCAGCAGTATGGACAAATGG GGATCTGTGCCTTCAAGCAGTGGAACTAAGCCGCCCAGCCCCAATTGCTGAGAAGGCTAAACAGTTCCGCCATGAGAACCTTTATGGAGGTCGGATTCACAGAATGTCAG TTGGGGATTTTCTTGGGCTGCAGAAGAAGAAAGCAGTCAGGAGAAGAGCGATGAAAGTGGTTGTCTAA